One region of Pyramidobacter sp. YE332 genomic DNA includes:
- a CDS encoding ferritin, with product MLDAKVKELINTQVNKEFYSAYLYLDFANYYYDQGLDGFAHWYDVQAQEERDHAMLMRTYLQNNGELVTFSEIAKPDKVYKKLDDPLKFALEHEQYVTSLINKIYKAASDVNDYRTMQCFDWFVKEQGEEEKNAEDLIKKFSLFGSDPKGLYALNQELLARVYAAPSLTL from the coding sequence ATGTTGGATGCAAAAGTCAAAGAACTGATCAACACACAGGTCAACAAAGAATTCTACTCGGCGTATCTGTATCTGGATTTCGCCAACTACTATTACGATCAGGGGCTCGACGGCTTCGCTCACTGGTACGACGTGCAGGCGCAGGAAGAGCGCGACCACGCCATGCTGATGCGGACCTACCTTCAGAACAACGGCGAGCTCGTCACCTTCTCCGAGATCGCCAAGCCCGACAAGGTGTACAAAAAACTCGACGACCCGCTCAAGTTCGCGCTGGAGCACGAGCAGTACGTCACCAGCCTGATCAACAAAATATACAAGGCCGCCAGCGACGTCAACGACTACCGCACGATGCAGTGCTTTGACTGGTTCGTCAAGGAACAGGGCGAAGAGGAAAAGAACGCCGAAGACCTGATCAAAAAGTTCTCGCTCTTCGGTTCCGATCCCAAAGGTCTGTACGCGCTGAACCAGGAGCTCCTCGCCCGCGTTTATGCCGCGCCTTCGTTGACGCTGTAA
- a CDS encoding NADPH-dependent FMN reductase, with the protein MRNILLVIGSLRKNSFNRQLAQVISSELAGKADVSTLRFDDIPYMNQDIEWPAPEAVRRVRETVAAADGVWIVTPEYNFNFPGLLKNLLDWLSRPTVQGDYKSAATYKKKVTISGAGGKNATANSRARLTELLEFMRAEVMPGGGTGVAVNMDAFKTDKVVFTEEQLRLLHEQAEAFLAFLG; encoded by the coding sequence ATGCGCAACATTCTGCTCGTTATCGGTTCGCTGAGAAAAAACTCTTTCAACCGCCAGCTGGCTCAGGTGATCTCTTCCGAACTGGCAGGGAAAGCCGACGTTTCCACGCTGCGGTTCGACGACATCCCCTACATGAACCAGGACATCGAATGGCCCGCGCCCGAGGCGGTGCGCCGCGTCCGCGAGACGGTCGCAGCCGCGGACGGCGTGTGGATCGTCACGCCGGAATACAACTTCAATTTTCCCGGCCTGCTCAAGAACCTGCTCGACTGGCTTTCGCGCCCGACGGTGCAGGGCGATTACAAGAGCGCCGCGACGTACAAGAAAAAGGTCACGATCAGCGGCGCCGGCGGCAAGAACGCCACGGCCAACTCGCGCGCGCGGCTGACCGAGCTGCTCGAGTTCATGCGCGCGGAAGTCATGCCCGGCGGCGGCACGGGCGTCGCCGTGAACATGGACGCCTTCAAGACCGACAAGGTCGTCTTCACCGAAGAACAGCTCCGTCTCCTGCACGAACAGGCCGAGGCGTTCCTGGCGTTTTTGGGATAG
- a CDS encoding DUF2249 domain-containing protein translates to MSYETWRGKTNGFRKVDVRRLQGNFAAGLIQAAAKLDVGEGLEIVQTFEPHPLYAALENLGFEHHTEQTAETEFHVFFCRTEKKEGEEAPFRPLALLNYPMIDEKLGKIAVDFWETTWQSPRRTLPYETRLLLSLANAVGAGRMRQAARELVKAYAHGLDSAALDDVFELLAWNQGIGFFSSEIGPSPLFQAYKLIKTQEKQGKERSEICRALKEKFGEKNPEIGVV, encoded by the coding sequence ATGAGCTACGAAACGTGGCGGGGCAAGACGAACGGCTTCCGCAAAGTGGACGTGCGGCGCCTGCAGGGAAATTTCGCCGCCGGTCTGATCCAGGCGGCGGCCAAGCTCGATGTGGGCGAGGGGCTGGAGATTGTGCAGACGTTCGAGCCGCATCCGCTGTACGCGGCTTTGGAGAACCTCGGCTTTGAACACCACACGGAGCAGACCGCCGAAACGGAGTTCCACGTGTTTTTCTGCCGCACGGAGAAAAAGGAGGGCGAAGAAGCGCCGTTTCGGCCGCTGGCGCTCTTGAATTACCCGATGATCGACGAGAAGCTCGGCAAGATCGCCGTGGACTTCTGGGAAACCACCTGGCAGAGCCCCAGGCGGACGTTGCCGTACGAGACGCGGCTGCTTCTGTCGCTCGCCAACGCGGTCGGCGCCGGAAGGATGCGGCAGGCCGCCCGCGAGCTGGTCAAAGCCTACGCGCACGGCCTCGACTCGGCGGCGCTGGACGACGTCTTCGAGCTGCTGGCGTGGAACCAGGGCATCGGTTTTTTCAGCTCCGAGATCGGTCCGTCGCCGTTGTTTCAGGCCTACAAACTGATCAAGACGCAGGAAAAGCAGGGCAAAGAACGGAGCGAGATCTGCCGCGCGCTGAAAGAGAAGTTCGGCGAGAAGAATCCCGAGATCGGCGTCGTGTAA
- a CDS encoding aldo/keto reductase has protein sequence MSEIKLSAKKLGFGLMRLPKNGEIIDVEQVKGMVDLFMAAGFTYFDTAWAYPGSEDAIRQALVERYPREKFTLATKNAAWINCQSREDAVGQFETSLKRTGAGYFDFYLLHNLGEGRTHFFDDFDMWNFVQEKKAEGKIRHVGFSFHSTPEELDAILQAHPEAEFVQLQINYADWENPRIQSRACYETARKHGKPVVIMEPVKGGLLASPPEAVERVFKNADAQASCASWAIRFAASLDSVIAVLSGMSSVEQMKDNLSYMTDFNPLTEAEQRVVAKARETLDALPMIPCTSCNYCAEVCPKNIGISGSFTALNLLNIYGNYNYAEGQEKWLVERHGKARATECVQCGSCERVCPQHIKIRDNLAKVAEAFHMA, from the coding sequence ATGTCGGAAATCAAACTGAGCGCGAAAAAACTTGGATTCGGGCTGATGCGGCTGCCGAAAAACGGCGAGATTATCGACGTTGAACAGGTAAAAGGGATGGTTGATCTCTTTATGGCGGCCGGCTTCACGTATTTCGATACGGCCTGGGCCTATCCCGGCTCGGAAGACGCGATCCGTCAGGCGCTCGTCGAGCGTTACCCGCGCGAAAAGTTCACGCTCGCCACGAAAAACGCCGCGTGGATCAACTGCCAAAGCCGGGAAGACGCCGTCGGCCAGTTCGAAACGTCGCTGAAACGGACCGGCGCCGGTTATTTCGATTTCTATCTGCTGCACAACCTCGGCGAGGGCAGGACCCATTTCTTCGACGACTTCGACATGTGGAACTTCGTGCAGGAGAAGAAAGCGGAAGGAAAGATCAGGCACGTCGGCTTCTCCTTCCATTCCACGCCGGAGGAACTGGACGCCATTTTGCAAGCCCATCCCGAAGCGGAATTCGTGCAGCTGCAGATCAACTACGCCGATTGGGAAAATCCTCGTATTCAGTCGCGGGCCTGTTACGAAACGGCCAGAAAACACGGGAAGCCCGTCGTCATCATGGAGCCCGTCAAGGGCGGCCTTTTGGCCAGCCCGCCGGAAGCCGTCGAGCGCGTGTTCAAAAACGCCGACGCCCAAGCTTCCTGCGCTTCGTGGGCCATCCGCTTCGCCGCCAGCCTGGACAGCGTGATCGCCGTGCTGTCCGGTATGAGCAGCGTGGAGCAGATGAAGGACAATCTTTCCTATATGACGGATTTCAATCCGCTGACGGAAGCCGAGCAGCGCGTCGTCGCCAAAGCCCGGGAAACGCTGGACGCCTTGCCGATGATCCCTTGCACAAGCTGCAACTACTGCGCGGAAGTGTGCCCGAAAAACATCGGCATTTCCGGTTCCTTCACGGCGCTGAATCTATTGAACATCTACGGCAACTACAATTACGCCGAAGGCCAGGAAAAATGGCTCGTGGAACGCCACGGCAAAGCCCGTGCCACCGAATGCGTTCAATGCGGCAGCTGCGAGCGGGTCTGCCCGCAGCACATCAAGATCCGCGACAATCTCGCGAAGGTCGCGGAAGCTTTTCACATGGCCTGA
- a CDS encoding transposase, producing MVQDEAGFGRINTPKYCWCRKGIRPNVPCLHIREYRYAYGAVEPLTGESLFLIMPNCDSDCMNVFLRELSHRFPEDHILLCCDGAAWHKSKALQVPANITLFHIPPIPRDEPH from the coding sequence ATGGTTCAGGACGAAGCCGGCTTCGGCAGAATCAACACGCCCAAATACTGCTGGTGCAGGAAAGGCATTCGACCGAACGTTCCCTGCCTTCACATCCGCGAATACCGCTATGCTTACGGTGCCGTAGAGCCGCTTACGGGAGAAAGCCTCTTTCTGATCATGCCCAACTGCGACAGCGATTGCATGAACGTTTTCCTGCGGGAACTTTCACACCGATTTCCGGAAGACCATATTCTGCTCTGCTGTGACGGAGCTGCCTGGCACAAGTCCAAAGCGCTTCAGGTTCCTGCCAACATCACCCTGTTCCATATTCCCCCTATACCCCGAGATGAACCCCATTGA
- a CDS encoding cell envelope biogenesis protein TolA, producing the protein MSTNLTDEIRSVEAAAAQKVADAKAEAQDLVIRTRNSAALRVKEAKQAHFREYRSRLAQVEAEAAENAARTVEQGKTEARQFVESHEDAVKKTAQWLAEEVVSQYGRCSR; encoded by the coding sequence ATGTCTACCAATCTGACCGACGAGATCAGGAGCGTCGAAGCGGCGGCGGCTCAAAAAGTGGCCGACGCCAAAGCGGAAGCTCAGGATCTGGTTATCAGGACTCGCAACTCAGCTGCCCTTCGTGTAAAAGAGGCCAAACAGGCTCATTTCCGCGAGTACCGCTCCCGCCTTGCTCAGGTGGAAGCGGAAGCGGCGGAAAACGCCGCTCGGACGGTGGAACAGGGCAAGACCGAGGCTCGGCAGTTCGTAGAGTCTCATGAAGATGCGGTAAAGAAAACGGCTCAATGGCTGGCCGAAGAGGTGGTGTCTCAATATGGCCGTTGCTCGCGTTAA
- the hcp gene encoding hydroxylamine reductase, producing MCGKKPDVAAMQDLLIYVTKGLSCVADRLRREGWRIDKEVNHLVTMNLFVTITNANFDRQAIIEKIRETLAVKRKLLSQTGDVSGLPQAALWDGDVGEFDAQAAEVGVLATENEDVRSLRELITYGLKGLAAYSKHANALLQDNEDVDAFIQRALAKTLDDSLTVNDLVALTLETGKYSVDGMALLDKANTEAYGHPEITAVDIGVRKNPGILISGHDLRDLEMLLEQTAGTGVDVYTHSEMLPAHYYPAFKKYPHFAGNYGNAWWKQKEEFEKFRGPVLMTTNCVVPPADSYKDRLWTTGATGVPGCRHIGGAYGETKDFSALIEQAKKCPPPEEIETGSIVGGFAHEQVFALADKVVDAVKSGAIRKFVVMAGCDGRMKSREYYAEFARKLPKDVVILTAGCAKYKYNKLDLGDIGGIPRILDAGQCNDSYSLALIALKLKEIFGLNDINDLPLAFNIAWYEQKAVIVLLALLYLGVKNIHLGPTLPAFLSPNVAGVLVKNFGIAGIGTVDDDLKLFFG from the coding sequence GTGTGCGGGAAGAAACCCGACGTGGCGGCCATGCAGGACCTTCTGATCTACGTGACGAAAGGGCTCTCCTGCGTCGCGGACCGGCTTCGCCGCGAGGGGTGGCGCATCGACAAAGAGGTGAACCATCTCGTGACGATGAACCTCTTCGTGACGATCACGAACGCGAACTTCGACCGCCAGGCGATCATCGAAAAAATCCGGGAGACGCTGGCCGTGAAGCGGAAGCTCCTGAGTCAGACGGGAGACGTGTCGGGGCTGCCTCAAGCGGCGCTGTGGGACGGCGACGTCGGCGAATTCGACGCTCAGGCCGCCGAAGTCGGCGTGCTCGCCACCGAGAACGAAGACGTTCGCAGCCTGCGGGAGCTGATCACGTACGGCCTCAAGGGACTGGCGGCCTATTCCAAGCACGCGAACGCGCTCCTGCAGGACAACGAGGACGTGGACGCCTTCATCCAGCGCGCGCTGGCCAAGACGCTCGACGACAGCCTGACGGTGAACGACCTTGTGGCGCTGACCCTCGAGACCGGAAAGTACAGCGTCGACGGCATGGCGCTTCTCGACAAGGCCAACACCGAGGCTTACGGCCATCCGGAGATCACGGCGGTCGACATCGGCGTGCGGAAAAATCCCGGCATCCTGATCTCCGGGCACGATCTGAGAGATCTCGAAATGCTGCTGGAACAGACGGCGGGGACGGGCGTGGACGTGTACACGCACTCCGAGATGCTTCCCGCCCATTACTATCCCGCGTTCAAGAAATACCCGCACTTTGCCGGCAACTACGGCAACGCCTGGTGGAAACAGAAAGAGGAGTTCGAGAAGTTCCGCGGCCCCGTTCTGATGACGACGAACTGCGTCGTGCCGCCCGCGGACAGTTACAAAGACCGTCTCTGGACGACCGGCGCCACGGGCGTTCCCGGCTGCAGACACATCGGCGGCGCCTACGGCGAGACCAAGGACTTTTCGGCGCTCATCGAACAGGCGAAAAAGTGCCCTCCGCCTGAGGAGATCGAAACGGGCAGCATCGTCGGCGGCTTCGCGCACGAACAGGTGTTCGCGCTTGCCGATAAAGTCGTGGACGCGGTCAAATCCGGCGCGATCAGGAAGTTTGTGGTCATGGCGGGCTGCGACGGACGGATGAAGTCCAGAGAGTACTACGCGGAATTTGCCCGAAAGCTTCCCAAGGACGTGGTGATCCTGACCGCCGGATGCGCCAAGTACAAATACAACAAGCTGGACCTGGGAGACATCGGCGGCATCCCGAGAATTCTGGACGCCGGCCAGTGCAACGATTCCTATTCGCTGGCGCTGATCGCCCTGAAGCTGAAGGAGATCTTCGGGCTGAACGACATCAACGACCTGCCGCTGGCGTTCAACATCGCCTGGTACGAGCAGAAAGCCGTCATCGTCCTGCTGGCGCTGCTGTACCTGGGCGTCAAGAACATCCATCTGGGGCCGACGCTCCCGGCGTTCCTGTCGCCGAACGTGGCCGGCGTGCTGGTCAAGAACTTCGGCATCGCGGGCATCGGCACGGTGGACGACGATCTGAAGCTGTTCTTCGGTTAG
- a CDS encoding MBL fold metallo-hydrolase: MRKHVKNNVSWVGHVDWELESFHGDDYSIVNGSSQNAYLVEEEKTVLIDTVWTPHRFDFVENLKKEVDLKKIDFIVANHGECDHSGSLTALMDEIPDTPIYCTANAVKSIEGQYGARGWNFRVVKTGDSVDIGNGKKLIFVEMRMLHWPDSMATYLTGDNILFSNDAFGQHYAVEELFNDKADQCLLDKESMKYFANILNPFAAILTKKLEEIGTLNLPIEMIAPSHGAIWRRDPLQIVAKYAKWANAYREDQITVAYDTMWEGTAKIARRIADEIHRQSPDTVVKVFNIAKADKNEVMTEVFRSKAIAVGSPTVSGGILSSVAGWLEFLKQLKFRNKKAAAFGCYGWSGESVEVLRERLKDAGFDVIDENVRSLWNPGEEDFAAIPALAEKLLGGSAAPA; this comes from the coding sequence GTGAGAAAACACGTCAAAAACAACGTAAGCTGGGTGGGGCACGTTGACTGGGAGCTGGAGAGCTTTCACGGGGACGATTACTCCATCGTGAACGGTTCCAGCCAGAATGCCTATCTGGTCGAGGAGGAGAAGACGGTCCTGATCGATACCGTATGGACGCCGCACCGCTTCGATTTCGTCGAGAATCTGAAAAAAGAAGTCGACCTGAAGAAGATCGATTTTATCGTCGCCAACCACGGCGAGTGCGATCATTCCGGCTCGCTGACGGCGCTGATGGATGAGATCCCGGACACGCCCATCTACTGTACGGCCAATGCGGTCAAGAGCATCGAAGGGCAGTACGGCGCGCGCGGCTGGAACTTCCGCGTGGTGAAGACCGGCGACAGCGTCGATATCGGCAACGGTAAGAAGCTGATCTTCGTGGAGATGCGCATGCTCCATTGGCCGGACTCCATGGCCACCTACCTGACCGGCGACAACATCCTCTTTTCCAACGACGCGTTCGGCCAGCATTATGCGGTGGAGGAACTGTTCAACGACAAGGCGGATCAGTGCCTGTTGGACAAGGAATCCATGAAGTACTTCGCCAACATCCTCAATCCTTTTGCGGCGATCCTGACCAAAAAGCTGGAAGAGATCGGCACGCTGAACCTTCCGATCGAGATGATCGCCCCTTCCCACGGCGCGATCTGGCGCCGGGATCCGCTGCAGATCGTCGCGAAATACGCGAAATGGGCGAACGCGTATCGGGAAGATCAGATCACGGTCGCATACGACACCATGTGGGAGGGCACCGCGAAGATCGCCCGCAGGATCGCGGACGAAATCCACCGGCAGAGCCCCGATACCGTGGTGAAAGTCTTCAACATCGCGAAGGCGGACAAGAACGAGGTCATGACGGAGGTCTTCCGCTCGAAAGCCATCGCCGTCGGCTCTCCGACGGTATCGGGCGGCATCCTTTCGAGCGTGGCGGGATGGCTGGAATTTCTCAAACAGCTGAAGTTCAGGAACAAGAAGGCCGCGGCCTTCGGGTGCTACGGCTGGAGCGGCGAGTCCGTCGAAGTTCTGCGGGAACGCCTGAAAGACGCCGGCTTCGACGTGATCGATGAAAACGTGCGTTCTCTTTGGAATCCCGGAGAGGAAGATTTCGCCGCCATTCCCGCTTTGGCGGAGAAACTTCTTGGGGGATCGGCGGCGCCGGCGTAA
- a CDS encoding winged helix-turn-helix domain-containing protein, whose translation MPVKYEITSEQQAEIEAARKKNRNKKIEAKLRILSLRAEGKTLKEISEITEYHFTNVSKIISQFIHRGLSYVLQCHYLGNHRNMTYEQEEAVLAPYLEKAGKGEIVSVAEIAQAYQTAVGHTISPTQIYAVLKRHGWRKVMPRSRHPRKANEEAIEASKKLTLKFRN comes from the coding sequence ATGCCCGTAAAATACGAGATCACATCGGAACAGCAAGCGGAAATCGAAGCGGCGCGGAAAAAGAATCGCAACAAGAAGATCGAAGCCAAACTGAGAATCCTCAGCTTGCGCGCCGAAGGGAAAACCCTGAAAGAAATCAGCGAAATCACGGAATACCACTTCACGAACGTCAGCAAGATCATCTCGCAGTTTATCCATCGCGGTCTCTCGTATGTGCTGCAATGCCATTACCTCGGCAACCATCGGAACATGACCTATGAGCAGGAAGAAGCCGTACTTGCTCCTTACCTGGAGAAAGCCGGGAAAGGAGAAATCGTTTCGGTGGCGGAAATAGCCCAAGCCTATCAGACCGCGGTGGGACATACTATCAGTCCGACTCAGATTTACGCGGTCCTGAAACGTCATGGCTGGAGAAAAGTCATGCCGCGCAGCCGTCACCCCAGGAAAGCGAACGAGGAGGCCATCGAGGCCTCAAAAAAATTAACGCTCAAGTTCAGGAATTAA
- a CDS encoding V-type ATP synthase subunit I, which yields MAVARVKKIELYVHRTAVEEVLSVLQERGITEIFAAERNAAEESSARPARNGRDYAAALNDVNYLVRYLAPYYKDPVGTLGRMLGERDDVSVEKLAALAEKVDAGDLAAEVRKRERRLTELRSDVQQIKTLQQTLSGLGAFEPPLSMITEGSRMVAGFLGAGRAENLLEWKDAVEEAFGADAECSVSIPPKGSRDPAWGSVFYLRALEDRLAELCLKHSVTKIDLPSSLTGTVAEERKKLSDRLAALGQEEKYFVNWLQTFTDAHMDEIRRLGDYLTIMKRRQDAEEESERTEQVVLLRGWVPDSKAVELEQILVPYEKDVDLQLSEPAENDDPPIVLENRDCAKPFEMLTMLYGAPVYGSVDPSFPMMPFFLLFFGMCYADAGYGIVITAIAAYFLKKYRKMPDGIKRALTLVKYCGIATILFGAVTGSWMGDMIDAFPFLGFLRPVKNLVTLLEPMKDPMLLLGISLALGIVHIYYGILLAAYANIRDGRWFAACADQGGWLVLLTGLLIFGVGAFAAPGVEPLGKNMAIAGALILILTQGREKKGLIGKFVSGVLSLYNVTSYLGDVLSYSRLLALGLVGGAVAMIINLMSKLCGGTAYVGWILALLIFFGGHVFSMVINILGAFVHPLRLQYVEFFGKFYNSGGTAFDPFCYRSNYVNVTGRKEA from the coding sequence ATGGCCGTTGCTCGCGTTAAAAAAATCGAACTGTACGTGCACCGAACGGCCGTCGAAGAGGTGCTGTCGGTGCTTCAGGAGCGGGGGATCACTGAGATTTTCGCTGCTGAGAGGAACGCTGCCGAAGAGTCTTCCGCCCGTCCGGCGCGAAACGGCCGGGATTATGCGGCCGCTTTGAACGACGTGAATTACCTCGTCCGCTACCTTGCGCCGTACTATAAGGATCCCGTCGGGACGCTGGGGCGGATGCTGGGCGAGCGCGACGACGTCAGCGTGGAAAAACTGGCCGCCTTGGCCGAAAAAGTTGACGCCGGCGATCTGGCGGCGGAAGTCCGCAAGCGCGAGCGCCGTCTGACGGAGCTGCGGTCCGACGTGCAGCAGATCAAAACTTTGCAGCAGACTTTGTCGGGTCTGGGCGCTTTTGAACCGCCCCTCTCCATGATCACGGAAGGCAGCCGGATGGTGGCCGGATTCTTGGGCGCCGGACGCGCTGAGAACCTGCTGGAATGGAAAGACGCGGTGGAGGAGGCTTTTGGCGCCGACGCGGAGTGTTCCGTCTCGATCCCTCCGAAGGGAAGCCGCGATCCCGCCTGGGGCAGCGTGTTTTATTTGCGCGCGCTCGAGGACCGGCTTGCGGAGCTTTGCCTGAAACACAGCGTCACAAAGATCGATCTGCCTTCTTCCCTGACGGGAACCGTCGCCGAAGAACGGAAAAAACTTTCGGACCGGCTGGCCGCTCTCGGGCAGGAAGAGAAGTATTTCGTCAACTGGCTTCAGACTTTTACCGACGCTCATATGGACGAGATCCGCCGCCTTGGCGATTACCTGACGATCATGAAAAGGCGCCAGGACGCCGAGGAGGAGAGCGAGCGTACCGAGCAGGTCGTCCTGTTGCGGGGCTGGGTCCCCGACAGCAAAGCCGTGGAACTGGAACAAATCCTCGTCCCGTACGAAAAGGACGTCGATCTGCAGCTTTCGGAACCGGCGGAAAACGACGATCCGCCCATCGTGCTGGAGAACAGGGACTGCGCGAAACCGTTCGAGATGCTGACCATGCTGTACGGCGCGCCCGTGTACGGTTCGGTCGATCCGTCGTTTCCGATGATGCCGTTTTTCCTGCTGTTCTTCGGCATGTGCTACGCCGACGCCGGCTACGGCATCGTGATCACGGCCATCGCCGCGTACTTCCTCAAAAAGTATCGGAAAATGCCCGACGGCATCAAGAGGGCCCTGACCCTCGTGAAGTATTGCGGCATCGCCACGATCCTTTTCGGCGCGGTGACGGGCAGCTGGATGGGCGACATGATCGACGCCTTCCCCTTCCTGGGGTTCCTGCGTCCGGTGAAGAATCTGGTGACGCTGCTCGAACCCATGAAGGATCCCATGCTGCTGTTGGGTATTTCGCTGGCGTTGGGCATCGTCCACATCTACTACGGCATTTTGCTTGCCGCTTACGCCAATATCAGGGACGGTCGCTGGTTCGCCGCCTGCGCCGATCAGGGCGGCTGGCTGGTGCTCCTGACGGGGCTGCTGATCTTCGGCGTCGGCGCCTTTGCGGCGCCCGGAGTCGAGCCGCTGGGTAAAAATATGGCGATTGCCGGCGCCCTGATTCTGATCCTGACGCAGGGGCGCGAGAAGAAAGGTCTGATCGGCAAGTTCGTTTCCGGCGTGCTGAGCCTGTACAACGTCACCAGCTATCTGGGCGACGTGCTCAGCTACAGCCGCCTGCTGGCCCTCGGTCTGGTCGGCGGCGCCGTGGCGATGATCATCAACCTGATGTCCAAGCTCTGCGGCGGCACGGCTTACGTGGGCTGGATCCTGGCGCTGCTGATCTTCTTCGGCGGGCACGTTTTCAGCATGGTGATCAACATTCTGGGCGCGTTCGTGCACCCGCTGCGACTGCAGTACGTGGAGTTCTTCGGCAAGTTCTACAACAGCGGCGGGACGGCTTTCGATCCCTTCTGCTACAGATCGAACTATGTCAACGTGACTGGCCGCAAGGAAGCCTAG
- a CDS encoding ferredoxin, whose translation MKYVVNESCIGCGLCASTCPEVFSMTDAGVAAAIAEEVAEENRDSAAEAREGCPVGAIEEV comes from the coding sequence ATGAAATATGTTGTGAATGAGAGCTGCATCGGCTGCGGGCTGTGCGCGTCGACCTGTCCGGAGGTCTTTTCCATGACCGACGCAGGCGTCGCCGCGGCGATCGCGGAAGAAGTTGCGGAAGAGAACCGCGACAGCGCGGCGGAAGCGCGCGAGGGCTGTCCGGTCGGCGCGATCGAGGAGGTCTGA
- a CDS encoding cupin domain-containing protein produces MNRAFSIAEEHPPRDGMTISTVSGLRAETRISYFSLGRETDISAESYPTETLCIGAGGTGRFALGAGAGGKEVELGEGEALIVPRDTLCGIAAREGFVYTEVIAKGELQMNEAVKTGEVFKLAELAPYEKDSVVNVDVVSNEGFKFVVMAFDEGTGLSPHRAPGDALIFALEGKGVIGYEGQDHPIEAGENFRFATGGLHSVTANGKFKMALLLTLK; encoded by the coding sequence ATGAATCGAGCGTTTTCCATCGCCGAAGAGCATCCGCCCAGAGACGGCATGACGATCTCCACTGTGTCGGGCCTTCGGGCGGAAACGAGAATTTCGTACTTTTCGCTGGGCAGGGAAACCGACATCAGCGCCGAGAGCTATCCGACGGAGACGCTCTGCATCGGCGCCGGCGGCACGGGACGTTTTGCGCTCGGCGCCGGGGCGGGCGGAAAAGAGGTCGAACTCGGCGAAGGCGAAGCGCTGATCGTGCCCAGAGACACGCTCTGCGGGATCGCGGCGCGGGAAGGATTCGTTTACACGGAAGTGATTGCGAAAGGAGAATTGCAGATGAACGAAGCGGTCAAAACGGGCGAAGTGTTCAAACTGGCGGAGCTGGCGCCGTATGAAAAGGACAGCGTCGTCAACGTGGACGTGGTCTCCAACGAGGGATTCAAGTTCGTGGTCATGGCCTTCGACGAGGGCACCGGCCTTTCGCCGCACCGCGCGCCGGGCGACGCGCTGATCTTCGCGCTGGAAGGCAAAGGCGTGATCGGCTACGAGGGGCAGGATCACCCGATCGAGGCCGGCGAAAATTTCCGCTTCGCCACAGGCGGTCTGCACAGCGTCACGGCGAACGGCAAGTTCAAGATGGCGCTGCTTTTGACCTTGAAGTGA